The following are encoded together in the Longimicrobium sp. genome:
- a CDS encoding RidA family protein, translated as MPEILHPAGWAPARGYANGVAAEGRLVFIAGQVGWNPATGEFETDEFAAQAAQALRNVARVLAEAGAEPRHVTRMTWYVTDRREYLDSARELGAAYREVFGRHFPAMSAVIVAGLVEERAKVEIEATAVIPIA; from the coding sequence TTGCCGGAGATCCTGCACCCGGCCGGATGGGCGCCCGCGCGCGGGTACGCGAACGGCGTCGCGGCGGAGGGGCGGCTCGTCTTCATCGCCGGACAGGTGGGATGGAATCCCGCGACGGGGGAGTTCGAGACGGACGAGTTCGCCGCGCAGGCGGCGCAGGCGCTGCGGAACGTCGCCCGGGTTCTCGCCGAGGCGGGCGCGGAGCCGCGCCACGTGACGCGGATGACGTGGTACGTCACCGACCGCCGCGAGTACCTGGACTCCGCGCGCGAGCTCGGCGCCGCCTACCGCGAGGTGTTCGGCCGCCACTTCCCCGCGATGAGCGCCGTCATCGTCGCCGGCCTCGTCGAGGAGCGCGCCAAGGTCGAGATCGAGGCGACGGCCGTCATCCCCATCGCCTGA